In one Gracilinanus agilis isolate LMUSP501 chromosome 6, AgileGrace, whole genome shotgun sequence genomic region, the following are encoded:
- the LOC123253008 gene encoding interferon-induced transmembrane protein 3-like, translating to MADHTVVPMQPAVSETRLGRDPPKDYLLFSLFNTVVLGNPCCLGFVALIYSVKSRDRKLVGDVNGALTYAETSRKLNIGALVLNVLLLVVVLVLVFLILLPSLNALVRKASEPRY from the exons ATGGCTGACCACACCGTCGTTCCCATGCAGCCTGCGGTGTCCGAGACGAGGCTCGGGCGGGACCCTCCCAAGGACTACCTGCTCTTCTCCCTGTTCAACACCGTAGTGTTGGGAAACCCCTGCTGCCTCGGCTTCGTGGCGCTCATTTACTCCGTCAAG TCCAGGGACCGGAAGCTGGTTGGGGACGTGAATGGTGCCTTGACGTACGCGGAGACCTCCAGAAAGCTCAACATCGGCGCTCTGGTGCTGAACGTGCTGCTGCTGGTCGTGGTGCTGGTCCTAGTTTTCCTGATCCTGCTTCCTTCGCTTAACGCCCTGGTCAGGAAGGCCAGCGAGCCGCGTTACTAA